One window from the genome of Cucumis melo cultivar AY chromosome 10, USDA_Cmelo_AY_1.0, whole genome shotgun sequence encodes:
- the LOC103500232 gene encoding glycerol-3-phosphate acyltransferase 5-like, whose protein sequence is MESVIAELEGTLLMSSDVFSYFMLMAFEASGLIRFALLLFSWPLIRLLEAAGMEEFGLRLATFVAVFGVRKAEIESVSRAVLPKFFMDDLNMNVWKVTSGFKKRVVVTKLPRVMVERFVKEHILADEVIGCELGFNRFGFATGLVEGGFGSVVDEIYEVFDLGNGGRRPSMGLGRPSSCSSILDLCEEQMHSPLTITQIRDHTPRHQDLRPSPVIFHDGRLVNRPTPTTALLIILWVPLGIILAVLRITIGLILPMWAIPYVTRLFGGKVIVRGHPPPPLSGNSTSGVLFVCTHRTLMDPVVLATVLRRKVPAVTYSISRLTEILSPIPTVRLTRIRHVDAEKIKRELSKGDLVVCPEGTTCREPFLLRFSALFAELTDRIVPVAMNYRVGFFHATTARGWKGLDPVFFFMNPRPVYEVTFLNQLPVEATCSAGKNPHEVANHVQRMLAASLGFECTNFTRKDKYRVLAGNDGTVSYVSLVDQLKKVVAKLKPFVHLI, encoded by the exons atggAGTCTGTAATTGCAGAGCTAGAAGGCACTTTGTTGATGAGCTCTGATGTATTCTCCTACTTCATGTTGATGGCTTTCGAGGCCTCCGGTCTCATCCGGTTTGCGTTATTGCTCTTCTCGTGGCCACTCATACGCCTTCTTGAGGCAGCGGGGATGGAAGAGTTTGGGCTGAGATTGGCAACGTTTGTAGCAGTGTTCGGTGTTCGAAAGGCAGAGATCGAGTCGGTTTCAAGAGCAGTTTTACCGAAGTTTTTTATGGATGATTTGAATATGAACGTTTGGAAAGTGACAAGCGGGTTTAAGAAACGAGTGGTGGTGACCAAGTTGCCAAGGGTTATGGTAGAGAGGTTTGTAAAGGAGCATATACTTGCCGACGAGGTCATTGGGTGCGAGCTTGGGTTTAATCGATTTGGGTTTGCGACGGGGCTCGTGGAGGGAGGATTTGGTTCTGTTGTTGATGAGATTTATGAGGTTTTTGACTTGGGTAATGGTGGAAGAAGGCCTAGTATGGGTTTAGGAAGACCTTCATCATGTTCTTCCATTTTGGATCTTTGTGAG GAACAGATGCACTCGCCATTAACAATTACCCAAATTCGTGACCACACTCCACGTCACCAAGATCTCCGACCGTCACCGGTCATTTTCCACGACGGTCGCCTCGTCAACCGCCCAACTCCGACCACCGCCCTCCTAATCATCCTATGGGTCCCACTCGGCATAATCCTCGCCGTCCTCCGAATCACCATCGGCTTAATTCTACCAATGTGGGCCATCCCTTACGTCACTCGCCTTTTCGGCGGCAAAGTCATCGTCAGAGGCCACCCCCCGCCGCCGCTCTCCGGCAACTCCACCTCCGGTGTTCTCTTCGTCTGCACCCACCGCACCCTAATGGACCCCGTCGTCCTCGCCACCGTGCTCCGCCGCAAAGTCCCCGCCGTGACCTACTCCATCTCTCGCCTAACCGAAATCCTTTCCCCAATCCCCACCGTTCGATTAACCCGAATCCGACATGTCGACGCGGAGAAGATCAAAAGAGAGTTATCCAAAGGCGACCTAGTTGTTTGCCCCGAGGGAACGACATGTCGGGAACCGTTCCTCCTGAGATTCAGCGCGCTATTTGCGGAGCTAACGGACAGGATTGTACCGGTGGCTATGAATTACCGAGTTGGGTTTTTCCATGCAACTACGGCTCGAGGATGGAAGGGGTTGGACCCGGTTTTCTTCTTCATGAACCCACGACCGGTGTATGAGGTGACGTTTTTGAACCAGTTGCCGGTGGAGGCAACTTGCTCGGCCGGGAAAAACCCGCATGAGGTGGCGAATCACGTGCAGAGGATGTTGGCGGCAAGTTTGGGGTTTGAATGTACGAATTTTACTAGAAAAGATAAGTATAGAGTTTTGGCCGGGAACGATGGAACGGTGTCGTATGTTTCGTTGGTTGATCAACTCAAGAAGGTGGTTGCCAAATTAAAGCCCTTTGTTCACCTTATTTAG